A stretch of the Rosa rugosa chromosome 5, drRosRugo1.1, whole genome shotgun sequence genome encodes the following:
- the LOC133709651 gene encoding protein IQ-DOMAIN 19: MGKTGKWLRSFLTGKKDRDHKDKEKCPTTTTTTTTTNQNCSPATTHDQNPTTPNSTPKEKRRWSFRRSSATSPASKDSNVVEASPTTPPPVPSTLDFSDNYEQKKHALAVAAATAAVADATAAAAQAAAAVMRLTAAANEKTAAIEEAAAIKIQSVFRSYLARKALCALKGLVKLQALVRGHLVRKQAKATLRCMQALVTAQARARAQRIRMVEDGNTVNPRPSTGRRSLQDNRLRHSCNEFDRGIEENIKIVEMDLGESKGNVKGRNSYSNHTQADRPDARFSTQSAPNHQPYIKPDNCSNVSPAPSALTQDMMSPGAFSGHFEDFSFGTAQSSPQCYSAMSKPEPSRVPFAFPRPDYAEQLSYDYPLYPNYMANTQSSKAKARSQSAPKQRPPDAFERQPSRPRRTSMEGRNHIPRSVKMQRSSSHVGSTAQNYQYPWYNIKLDRSSVSLMESECGSSSTVLTTNTNYCKSLVAFNGHGSRY, translated from the exons ATGGGAAAGACAGGCAAATGGCTTAGAAGCTTCTTGACAGGAAAGAAAGACAGAGATCACAAGGACAAGGAAAAATGTCCAACTACTActactaccaccaccaccactaatCAGAATTGCTCACCTGCCACTACTCACGATCAGAATCCCACCACTCCAAATTCAACACCAAAGGAGAAGAGGAGGTGGAGTTTCAGAAGGTCATCTGCCACATCCCCAGCTTCAAAGGACTCAAATGTTGTAGAAGCATCACCAACCACACCACCACCTGTGCCCTCAACATTGGATTTCTCTGATAATTATGAGCAGAAAAAACATGCCTTGGCAGTGGCAGCAGCCACGGCTGCTGTTGCTGATGCAACCGCAGCTGCTGCACAAGCTGCAGCTGCTGTCATGCGGCTGACAGCAGCTGCCAATGAGAAAACTGCCGCCATTGAAGAGGCGGCCGCCATCAAAATTCAATCCGTATTTCGTTCTTATCTG GCAAGAAAAGCATTGTGTGCATTGAAAGGACTAGTAAAGTTGCAGGCATTGGTAAGGGGTCACCTAGTGAGAAAACAGGCCAAAGCCACGCTGCGGTGCATGCAGGCATTGGTGACAGCACAGGCTCGAGCTCGAGCTCAGAGGATTCGGATGGTTGAAGATGGAAATACTGTTAATCCTAGGCCATCCACCGGCAGAAGGTCTTTACAGGACAATCGGCTCAGGCATTCTTGTAAT GAATTTGATAGAGGCATAGAAGAGAACATTAAGATTGTGGAGATGGATCTTGGGGAATCAAAAGGAAATGTGAAGGGCAGAAACAGCTACTCGAATCACACACAAGCCGATCGACCTGATGCTAGATTTTCGACTCAGTCTGCACCAaatcatcaaccatacataaAACCAGACAACTGCAGCAATGTCTCACCAGCTCCGTCAGCTCTGACTCAGGACATGATGAGTCCAGGAGCCTTCAGTGGCCATTTCGAGGACTTTTCCTTCGGAACAGCACAAAGCAGCCCCCAGTGCTACTCTGCAATGTCCAAACCGGAGCCATCAAGAGTTCCTTTTGCTTTTCCGAGGCCAGATTATGCAGAACAATTGTCCTATGACTACCCATTGTACCCAAATTACATGGCCAATACACAATCTTCAAAGGCCAAAGCCAGATCACAGAGTGCACCAAAGCAAAGACCTCCAGATGCATTTGAGAGACAACCAAGCCGACCGCGAAGGACATCAATGGAAGGAAGGAATCATATCCCAAGGTCTGTGAAGATGCAGAGGTCATCTTCACATGTAGGTTCCACTGCTCAAAATTACCAGTACCCTTGGTATAATATCAAGCTGGATAGATCCTCAGTTTCACTAATGGAAAGTGAGTGTGGCTCCAGCAGTACTGTGCTCACCACAAATACCAACTACTGCAAATCTCTTGTTGCATTTAAT GGACATGGAAGTAGGTACTAA